The Xenopus tropicalis strain Nigerian chromosome 2, UCB_Xtro_10.0, whole genome shotgun sequence genome window below encodes:
- the klhl34 gene encoding kelch-like protein 34, whose protein sequence is MSYFLAYCKSHRGTVFTQYQMLRAERQLCDVSLIVDGNEFPAHKSLLACSSDYFRAMFKDHTKESKATIVHLKVISATGLQNILDFIYTSWLSLSLSTLEDTLEAASYLQVLGAIPLCSQFLINTCDLESCCFVVNIAFKFYLTDALTEAEKYIITNLWRLLQEDLDDTELLELNVKSMINIIKSNDIPRVSEKSLLTLVLNWLQYDRIRLGYAKVLFDNIRYGLLPLDTLRKLYTQTDVPLTASIKCMIIKAINYHSTPSKQPLLQDKFSTLRNQKEWIMLVGGTANDTFVENVLGFDVYSHKWRSVTNLHLKVQHHCTCVIGNFLYVLGGETPERAQYSTKDSSLCVTNIVYRYDPRFDQWLQVSGMLENRAQFSCCIIDKYIFAMGGRGDQQTLLSTVEVYDINRDTWTKCKDLPSKMHGHAGTVHSNIIYISGGKTDTQANSSKDVYSFNRLEGQWKKQASMSIARFGHQMATVKDAIFTFLGIYEPFSDIEKYDPKTNQWTRLRPLPFDRFSYGLVVVEQTVLLLGGKKWQDSQEVPTQNIVGYDTENDCWEEICSMAFPFSGLQCSVLQLSDVTESDEKCSKVHALKKVQ, encoded by the coding sequence ATGAGTTATTTTTTGGCTTATTGCAAGTCCCATCGTGGGACGGTGTTTACTCAGTACCAGATGCTCCGAGCCGAGAGACAGTTGTGTGATGTTTCTCTCATCGTGGATGGAAATGAATTCCCCGCGCACAAGTCCCTGTTGGCTTGTTCAAGTGATTATTTCCGAGCCATGTTTAAGGACCATACTAAAGAATCTAAGGCCACCATTGTCCACCTAAAAGTGATCTCAGCCACAGGCCTGCAAAACATTCTGGATTTTATCTACACTTCATGGTTGTCTCTTTCATTGAGCACTTTGGAGGATACTTTAGAAGCTGCCAGTTATCTCCAGGTTCTGGGTGCCATACCCTTGTGTAGCCAGTTTCTGATTAACACTTGTGACTTGGAAAGCTGCTGTTTTGTTGTCAATATTGCATTCAAGTTTTACCTTACAGATGCATTGACTGAGGCTGAAAAATACATCATTACTAATCTCTGGAGGCTGCTACAGGAAGACCTAGATGACACTGAGCTGCTTGAATTAAATGTAAAATCAATGATAAATATTATCAAGTCAAATGATATCCCTAGGGTTTCTGAGAAAAGCCTATTGACTCTAGTGCTGAACTGGCTCCAATATGATAGAATTAGACTTGGATATGCTAAAGTGCTCTTTGACAATATCCGATATGGACTTCTGCCACTGGATACACTACGCAAACTATATACGCAGACTGATGTGCCCCTGACAGCCTCTATTAAATGTATGATCATAAAAGCAATAAATTACCATTCCACTCCTTCAAAGCAACCCCTTTTGCAAGATAAATTCAGCACCCTGAGAAACCAGAAGGAATGGATCATGCTTGTTGGGGGAACTGCTAATGACACCTTTGTTGAAAATGTCCTCGGATTCGATGTGTACAGCCATAAATGGCGTTCGGTAACCAACCTGCACCTCAAGGTTCAGCATCACTGCACCTGTGTCATTGGTAACTTCCTATATGTGCTTGGGGGTGAGACGCCAGAAAGGGCACAATATTCTACAAAGGATTCCTCCTTATGTGTAACAAATATTGTGTATCGGTATGATCCAAGGTTTGACCAATGGCTACAGGTTTCTGGTATGTTAGAGAATAGGGCCCAGTTCTCTTGTTGCATCATTGATAAGTACATATTTGCAATGGGTGGCAGAGGTGACCAGCAGACACTTTTATCAACTGTGGAAGTTTATGATATTAACAGAGATACCTGGACAAAGTGTAAAGATTTGCCATCTAAGATGCACGGCCATGCTGGCACTGTGCACAGTAATATCATTTACATCTCAGGGGGTAAGACGGATACTCAAGCCAACAGTAGTAAGGATGTCTATTCATTTAATAGGTTAGAGGGCCAATGGAAAAAACAAGCGTCTATGAGTATTGCAAGGTTCGGGCACCAGATGGCTACGGTAAAAGATGCTATTTTCACATTTCTTGGAATTTATGAACCATTTTCTGACATAGAAAAGTATGATCCAAAAACCAACCAATGGACCCGCCTGAGGCCGTTACCTTTTGATCGGTTTTCCTATGGTTTGGTCGTGGTGGAGCAAACGGTTCTTCTTCTTGGGGGCAAAAAATGGCAAGATTCTCAAGAGGTGCCAACTCAGAATATTGTTGGTTACGATACAGAAAATGACTGCTGGGAGGAAATATGCAGCATGGCTTTTCCTTTTAGTGGTTTGCAGTGTTCAGTTCTGCAGCTGTCGGATGTGACGGAAAGCGATGAGAAATGCTCCAAGGTGCACGCTCTAAAAAAAGTACAATAA